Genomic DNA from Candidatus Neomarinimicrobiota bacterium:
GGAATGAGCAGTTCGACTTTGCGATTGGTCTTGGATACTCCATCAAGTTGTATATATCCAGCGATGGTGCTTTGGGAGTCCTTTGCCAGTTGAACAAAGTAGTCCTTTACAAATGTTTCTGGTACTTCTACAACATGGACATCCCGCGTCAGACCCCCAAAATTCCACCAGTCTGTATTGACTGTTGGGACTTCATCCTTCTTACGTTTATTGTCAACCTTGACGATGAGGAAGTTATCCTGCGTTTTCAGTAAATGTGTAATCTCATAGTTGAAGGGTGTAAACCCCCCTTTATGCATCCCCAATTTGTGACCATTCAGGTAAACATCAGCCTGATAATTGGCAGCACCAAAGTGAACAAATACGCGATTTTTTGCATCATCTCTTATATAGTCGAAGGATTTTTTGTACCAGATGGTTCCCTCATAGTAAAAAAGATTTTCCTGCTGAGAGTTCCAATCACCAGGCACTTCAAGCGTTTCTGAAAGATCAAAGTCGTACTCGACTCTATCCCAGGGGTTTACCGGCTTTTGATTGGTGAAGAAACCCCCACTCTTGCTGGGATCTGCGTATTCGTCGAATGGTGTGTAGCGATAGTTATAAAATCCGTTTTCATAGGGATCTACAATGTAGTTCCATTCCCCATTTAGTGAGGTTGTCTTTCTACCGGCAAAATTCTGAATCAAGGGTTCGTATCCCAATGCAACCAGGACAAGGAGCAGAAATAAGGTCAATCTTTTGAGCATATGGAACTCCTGTGTATTATTGAATACTACCACGAATTGGATAAGAATAATAGGATGTGGTTGAGTCTACTCGTGTCACGACCCGGTATGTATATAGGACTCCAGCAGAAAGACCCATATCTTCGTATTCATCTGCAATTCCTCCTAATTCAGCAATTTCCTCAAAGGATGCTTCTTCGGTGCGACGTTGGATGAAAATTCGGTCATTATCTGTGGTTCGGTTGCTCCAGGAGATCTTGAGTTTGCCTGGACCACCACTTGTCAGGGATAAATCTGTGGGACCATGGGGATGTGAGTATATAAGTATATCTTTTACTTCAGGCCAGGTTCTGTTTTCTCTTTCATAAATTCTGAACCAGCCTCCATCATCCCATACCTGGAAAGGGATATTATTCCGAAGGGCTTCTTCCACATAGGTAGCATAATGGCGCATTCTGGAATTATAGTCGCATTCCTGAACCGCTCCAAATTCACTGATCATCGCCGGGATATTGTTTGCCATCGACCAGTCAGCGGCCTGTTTAAACATGGCAGCCAGGGAATTGACTTCCTCTGGTGTTCCCCAGGTCCCCTGCCCCTCACCAGCAAATGACCAGGGATCATATGAGTGCCAATAGGCCATGAGGAATTCATCATCCAGAATTGCAGCTGACATCATTTGCTCAAGAGAAGACCATTCGTTCCCCGAATAGATCACAATCCTGGTGGGATTATTTGTCCTGAGGATAGGCAATATTCTGGCATTTAAATCATCTACTTGTGGAGCGGTCAATCCATGGGGTTCATTGATTATTTCAAATAATAGATTGTCAGATTTGATCTGGAATCTTTCAGATATTTGGGTCCAGATGGCCTCAAACCGAGCGACATTCGAATCAGAATAGTCTTCCTTGAGCCAACTCTCATGATGGGCGTTGAGAATGATATAGAGGTCTCGGTCTAGTCCCCAGTTAACCACCTCCTCCACGCGAGCCATCCAGGTGGGATCAACTGTATAAGGTGGATAATTCAATGTGTGGGTACCCCATCTTACAGGAACCCGAACGCAGGTGAATCCTGCGGCTTTGTAATCATCAAAATAATACTCCAGTGCCGGACCATTATTCCAAGCTCCCTCGTCGTCAGGTTCAAGTGTATTTCCCAGGTTAATGCCACGCAGCATGAGGGGGATTAGGTCCTGAGCAGTGGTGAGTGTATCCTCGACTTGCTGTATATTATTCTTATCCTGATCTGTACAACCCAATGTGGCCAACAGGATGATCAATAAATAAATATGTACAAAGTGGGGCGTAAATGAAGTCATGAAAATTCCATCAGATACTTGGAGGGAAAGGTTTAGGGTTCTCTAACTCGAAAGGGACTCATCTGAGTATAAATTAATTTTATCCACATCTTCCAGCCCTGAAAGTTCCTTGACAAACTCGTTCCCCTGAGAGGTTTGTCTGAGTGTCACATAATAGGATATTTCATACTGTTTGCTGCTACCCAGAGATCTAACATTCACCATGGTGTAAGAACGACAGTGGGTCTTGATGACATCTATATATGGCGGTTCTCCCCCATTATGATCACCGCTATAAGCGAATTGTAGCAAATTTTCATCACTCCTGTGTGAGCCATACCCAATCTTACTCATGACCAATAGCACAGCACTTATGCTCAAGGTACCAATAATGGCGATTTGAGCCAGTCCCACGCCAGCAGCCAATCCTATGGTCAGAGAAAAGAAGATAAATACAATATCCATAGGATCTTTAACAGCTGTGCGGAAACGGATGATTGACATGGCACCAACCAATCCAAAAGCTCGGGCAAGATTGTTGCCGATGACAATGATGACGACTGTGGTTATCATTGCTAACACAACCAGAGAATTGGAAATACTCTTGGAGTATGAGGCACCACCAAAGGTCATTTTGTAAGTCTGTGCAATGACCAAACCACACAAAAATGCTACCAGCAAGTTCAGG
This window encodes:
- a CDS encoding cellulase family glycosylhydrolase, encoding MTSFTPHFVHIYLLIILLATLGCTDQDKNNIQQVEDTLTTAQDLIPLMLRGINLGNTLEPDDEGAWNNGPALEYYFDDYKAAGFTCVRVPVRWGTHTLNYPPYTVDPTWMARVEEVVNWGLDRDLYIILNAHHESWLKEDYSDSNVARFEAIWTQISERFQIKSDNLLFEIINEPHGLTAPQVDDLNARILPILRTNNPTRIVIYSGNEWSSLEQMMSAAILDDEFLMAYWHSYDPWSFAGEGQGTWGTPEEVNSLAAMFKQAADWSMANNIPAMISEFGAVQECDYNSRMRHYATYVEEALRNNIPFQVWDDGGWFRIYERENRTWPEVKDILIYSHPHGPTDLSLTSGGPGKLKISWSNRTTDNDRIFIQRRTEEASFEEIAELGGIADEYEDMGLSAGVLYTYRVVTRVDSTTSYYSYPIRGSIQ
- a CDS encoding DUF4956 domain-containing protein; this encodes MQLFDLQSLMDMNIRTGDVLLNLLVAFLCGLVIAQTYKMTFGGASYSKSISNSLVVLAMITTVVIIVIGNNLARAFGLVGAMSIIRFRTAVKDPMDIVFIFFSLTIGLAAGVGLAQIAIIGTLSISAVLLVMSKIGYGSHRSDENLLQFAYSGDHNGGEPPYIDVIKTHCRSYTMVNVRSLGSSKQYEISYYVTLRQTSQGNEFVKELSGLEDVDKINLYSDESLSS